The Aedes aegypti strain LVP_AGWG chromosome 3, AaegL5.0 Primary Assembly, whole genome shotgun sequence genome contains a region encoding:
- the LOC5574945 gene encoding seminal metalloprotease 1: MILSRIPTVSVLVVLLAAFSNGAPQFREVENSPENIARLQNLKPEELAEELSGQFEGDMILTEQQFLDMFRRNGMLSESYRWPLNTVFYEIEERWFTREQVRYIYRGMRLIERATCIRFQPRDPENPDYIRIHGQGSGCSANVGYVGGRQSINLQPYPIGTGCFRIGTIVHEMIHGLGFMHMQSTYNRDEYVEIVWDNIEPGTENNFRKYESDRVSNFGTDYDYGSVMHYSATAFSINGEKTIVALQDTDDVMGQRLAMSERDILKINRMYNCFPEN; the protein is encoded by the exons ATGATTCTCTCAAGAATCCCAACGGTGTCGGTGCTGGTGGTATTACTTGCAGCGTTCAGCAATGGGGCGCCACAGTTTCGGGAAGTGGAAAACTCACCGGAAAATA TTGCCCGCTTACAGAACCTGAAGCCCGAAGAGCTCGCGGAAGAGCTGAGTGGTCAGTTCGAAGGGGACATGATCCTCACCGAACAGCAGTTCTTGGATATGTTTCGTCGAAATGGAATGCTCTCCGAAAGTTACCGGTGGCCTTTGAACACCGTATTCTACGAAATCGAGGAACGGTGGTTCACCAGGGAACAAGTCCGCTACATCTACAGGGGTATGAGGTTAATTGAACGGGCCACTTGTATACGATTCCAGCCACGTGACCCCGAAAATCCCGACTACATTCGAATCCATGGGCAAGGATCGGGATGTTCCGCCAATGTGGGGTACGTCGGAGGGCGTCAAAGCATCAACCTGCAACCGTATCCGATAGGCACCGGGTGCTTCCGGATTGGGACAATCGTACACGAAATGATTCACGGACTGGGCTTCATGCACATGCAGAGCACGTACAATCGGGACGAATACGTCGAAATTGTTTGGGATAATATTGAACCCGGGACGGAGAACAATTTCCGCAAGTACGAATCGGACAGAGTGAGCAACTTCGGTACGGATTACGACTACGGAAGCGTGATGCACTACAGTGCAACGGCGTTCAGCATCAATGGAGAAAAGACTATTGTGGCACTACAG GACACTGATGATGTAATGGGTCAACGTCTAGCAATGAGCGAACGggatattttgaaaatcaacAGAATGTATAACTGTTTTCCGGAAAATTAA